The DNA window GTGCCTTCGACCACCTGCCCCAGCTGCAGATCCTCGATGTGACGCAGAACCCCTGGCACTGTGACTGCAGCCTCACCTACCTGCGTCTCTGGCTGGAGGACCACACGCCTGAGGCCTTGCTACATATCCGCTGCGCCAGCCCCGAGCTTGCCACTGCCCGCCCGCTGGGCCAGCTCACGGGCTTTGAGCTGGGGAGCTGCGGCTGGcagctcccagagtcctggacATACCTAGAGCTCTGGTGGGATGTGCTGCTGATTGTCGTGGCCATGCTGGGCCTGGCTCTCCTGGCCGGCCTCCTGTGCACTGTTACAGAGATCTTTGACTGAGGCCAGGTGCCCAGGGTCACCCTGAgcccctccccagaccccaccAGACCTGGGCATCAGGGCCACCAGTAACTCAAAATAAACTGGGTGCTCGACCATTTTATCCGAGTTCagaattttggttatttttcctttcagcacccAAGTCTGGCTCTTTCTGGAAAACTGGGTCCATTTTGTTATAACCAGATACCAACTGGGGCTTCTCTGTCCCCCAATGCGGGGATTGTCCCATCTCCTCCACACCAGCTACCCTCCATCCCAGTCTGTGGACATCCTGAGCCCTTCCTCCGGGTCCCAGGCTGTCACAGTCCTCACGCTCTCCTCCATCCCGGCACCTACTTCCTGCATGGGCCACTCCGGAGGGGCCACGCAAATGTCACATCAGCGTTTAGCTCCTCTCTTAATTCCACAGAAAGTGTGCTCTCCCCCGACCATGGCAGCGAGCAGAGCAGGAGGCACAGAAGACCttgtgtggggaggaggagagccaTTCCCTTCTCTGACAGACATACCTTGAAAGGCACACACAGCACTGTTTCCTTTTGGCCATGAAGACACCTGCTCACTTGGTCCCATCCTTCCTCATCTTCTCTGATgagctttctctcctcttcctcctctctagCCCTCTTcctcagaaacaaaacaacaaattcttccctttctcatggAAACTCCGGCGGCTGACACCAGATAGCCGCAAACTGGAGTCCCACTTCCATCCCCAGCAATGGCCACCAAATTCTTCAAACAAGATACTTCTCTCTCTCAGAGGAATTCTGATGCCAGCAGTTAAGCTAACAATCTTTTCTTCACCATGTGAGAGAATATTGCTGGGTCTGTTCTGGCCACCCCAAACCCTGATATAATTACACTGAGGCCCTTCCCTCAAGGAGACCCCTGCAGTGGACCTGTGGCTCGAAAGGACCCGCAGGGAAGGCCAGGTGGGCACAGAGCCGCAGAGGTGGAGCAGGAGGCCCAaatttggggatggggagggacatTAGGGAGAGGTGGAGCCTTTGGCAAACCGGTGAGCGGGGCGTTCTACCTAAGGCTCCCTGCAGACTGTGGACCTGAGCAGCAAGTCTTCCCAAGCTTCCAGGGAGGTTTGGAAATCTACATCTGTGTGGGACATCTCGGACTCAAGTGTTAGCAACTAAATCCAAAAACTGTTACGGAGATACCAACAGCACAAATAAAACCCAGTAATCGGCTGGGTGGAGTCCACGGGCTGGGAGTCAGTGATTTCGGCAGTGGGAATCAGCTGCCTCGTGAGAACGGGAAAAGCTGGTGTCTCCTCAAGGGGCACTGAGTATGTGTGCGGCCCCGCATGAAGGACGGGCCGTGGGTCCTTCTTCTTGTACCCCGGGAGGAAGGCACTTCTCCCTCACACTGCCAGAGGACACAGGTCCAGGACCTCTGACAGTCACTTCACAGGCATGATCCCTGACAGCTCCTCTTTCACACCTGAAAAGTGCCGCCTTGAAAGCTTCCTGAGACTAAGGACCTTCAGCCCCCCAGTCTCTGGGCGGGGTGCCCCTAAATTCTGCTCATGCTCCTTCCCGAGCCCAACACCTGCAGCCACAGGTCTGGGCACAATAGCGATCATAAGCCTTGATTCTTCCGGCTGAGCAGCTGGTCCCATGAGAACCTTCCAGGATCCCGAGGAGCACAGTATCCCCAGTGCCGAGGATGAGGTCCCCATGGGCAGTGGGAAGGGAGGGACTGTCGGCAGCTGGGCAGGCATCTCCCACGATGGATGGAGGACTCAGACGAGAATCCCTAGGGAGATAGGTGCACTGGGAGATTCAATTTGCCACCTGCATTGTCCCAGTGGTCTTTGGCCCAGGCCAGCAAAGTGGCCACCACAGAGCCATGTGCACAGTCCCCGCCCGCTCCCCAGCCACCAAACCAGCAACCACAGATCCTACCACCACGACCAACCATCCCCCACTGGCCACCGCTGTCCCCTGCAGGACCTCAGTACCCCACTATTCCTGATGCCAGGAACACCAGCCCCAGCACCGCCACTATTGGCGTCCATGTGGCCTGCCCACAGGCCTCGCACTTGGCTCCCCTCATCATCTCCACCACGGCCCCAGAACATTCGCCGTGGAAGGTGACActgcctcccaccaccacccctctgCTTCCGTCACCACTAGCTCCACCGCATTTTCAAAATCAAGCCACACAGGGAGAATTTGCTGAGGCGACTTTGACCAGCTGCTGCCACCAGTCCCTCCTTGCCAGTCACTGACCCCCTCCACTGACTGCACCAGAGGGGCTGTTCACCAGCAAGCCTTCTGCCCTGCTCCAGACTCCCACTCAGTACGGCTCCCTGGGGCCCactgggagcccagtgctggtCCTCTGCATTCCTCTGGCCAGTGGGCGGGCAGACAGAGTGAAGGGGGAAAGCACGGATGTTCCTGGCCAGGCCTAGAAGCGGTAGCCATGGCTTTTGCAAGCAGTCATTGTCCGGAACCAGGAACCAGCCCCGCCCTAACCGCAGGGAGGCCTGGCACAGTGCTCTTCCTGGGCGCCCAGCCACGGCAGCAGGTGAGCCTCTGGCCACCGCTCGCCCTAACAGGTCTATGCGAAGCTAATGGCGTTGGATCAGAAGGCGGACCCAGTGTCGAGAGGGTGTCTACAAAGGGTGTGCtctcttggtggtggtggggggcacaCACTGAGTCCTGGCTCCATGCCGCAGCCATGCCCAGCTGCTGACACAGTGCCAGGGCGCACGTGTTTTGCATATACGCTCAGCTGCACCTcctgtgcgtgcatgcgtgcagTCTCTCAGGACCTCCACCATCTCAAGCCCTTGCGGAAGACACGTCTAACACGATGACAGCTAATTCCTTGGTAAGCAAAGAAGAATGCACTCCATCTCTTGAAAAGGGCctgagagggcacctgggtggctcagctggctgagtgactgccttcagctcaggtcatgagcctggaaTCACGGGATCGAggcttgcatcaggctccctgctcgacagggaatctgcttctccctctgaccttaccCCTCTCATACTTTcctgctttcattctctctctctttcaaataaataaataaataaaatctttaaaaagaaagagagaaaacaaaacaaaacctgagccCGCCTTGTGTGT is part of the Mustela nigripes isolate SB6536 chromosome 2, MUSNIG.SB6536, whole genome shotgun sequence genome and encodes:
- the GP9 gene encoding platelet glycoprotein IX, with amino-acid sequence MPAWGALFLLWAAAQATNDCPTECTCRALETMGLWVDCQGQGLMALPALPVHTRHLLLANNNLSSVPPGAFDHLPQLQILDVTQNPWHCDCSLTYLRLWLEDHTPEALLHIRCASPELATARPLGQLTGFELGSCGWQLPESWTYLELWWDVLLIVVAMLGLALLAGLLCTVTEIFD